A genomic region of Ovis aries strain OAR_USU_Benz2616 breed Rambouillet chromosome 20, ARS-UI_Ramb_v3.0, whole genome shotgun sequence contains the following coding sequences:
- the SPDEF gene encoding SAM pointed domain-containing Ets transcription factor has translation MGSASPGLSPGLPGRLLLPPDSALRTGLEKAAAAGTGPERRDWSPSPPATPEQGLPTFYLSYFDMLYPEDSSWAAKGPGASTRAEPSDEPEQCPVIDSQAPGGSLDLAPGGLTLEEHSLEQVQSMVVGEVLKDIETACKLLNITADPVDWSPGNVQKWLLWTEHQYRLPPVGKAFQELGGKELCAMSEEQFRQRSPLGGDVLHAHLDIWKSAAWMKERTSPGAIHFCASTSEESWTDSEVDSSCSGQPIHLWQFLKELLLKPHSYGRFIRWLNKEKGIFKIEDSAQVARLWGIRKNRPAMNYDKLSRSIRQYYKKGIIRKPDISQRLVYQFVHPI, from the exons ATGGGCAGCGCCAGCCCGGGCCTGAGCCCCGGGCTGCCCGGCCGCCTCCTGCTGCCCCCGGACAGCGCGCTGCGAACAGGCCTGGAGAAGGCGGCCGCGGCGGGGACAGGGCCCGAGCGGCGGGACTGGAGCCCCAGCCCACCTGCCACCCCTGAGCAGGGCCTGCCCACCTTCTACCTCTCCTACTTTGACATGCTGTACCCTGAGGACAGCAGCTGGGCGGCCAAGGGCCCTGGGGCCAGCACGCGGGCGGAGCCATCCGACGAGCCCGAGCAGTGCCCGGTCATCGACAGCCAAGCCCCGGGGGGCAGCCTGGACCTGGCCCCGGGCGGGCTAACCCTGGAGGAGCACTCGCTGGAGCAGGTGCAGTCCATGGTGGTGGGCGAGGTGCTCAAGGACATCGAGACAGCCTGCAAGCTGCTAAACATCACGGCAG accctgtggactggagccctgGCAATGTGCAGAAGTGGCTGCTGTGGACGGAACACCAGTACCGGCTGCCTCCCGTGGGCAAGGCCTTCCAAGAGCTGGGGGGCAAGGAGCTGTGTGCCATGTCCGAGGAGCAGTTCCGCCAGCGCTCGCCCCTTGGCGGGGACGTGCTGCACGCCCATCTGGACATCTGGAAATCAG CTGCCTGGATGAAAGAGAGGACATCCCCGGGGGCGATTCACTTCTGCG CCTCGACCAGCGAGGAGAGCTGGACGGACAGCGAGGTGGACTCGTCCTGCTCCGGGCAGCCCATCCACCTCTGGCAGTTTCTCAAGGAGCTTCTGCTGAAGCCGCACAGCTACGGCCGCTTCATCCGGTGGCTCAACAAGGAGAAGG GCATCTTCAAAATCGAGGACTCCGCGCAGGTGGCCCGGCTGTGGGGCATCCGCAAGAACCGCCCCGCCATGAACTACGACAAGCTGAGCCGCTCCATCCGCCAGTATTACAAGAAGGGCATCATCCGCAAGCCCGACATCTCCCAGCGCCTGGTCTACCAGTTCGTGCACCCCATCTGA